A stretch of DNA from Micromonospora peucetia:
TCCTCGCGGTGGTCGCGTTCCTGCTGGTGTGCTGCTGTTCCGCCGCCGCCGGGACGCTGCTCGCGCTCTCGGCCGGCCTGCTCGCCGTCTGAGCCGCCGGGTCGACAGGCGACCCGGGGCCGCCGGTGGGGCCGGCGTCGCGCCGGCTCAGGTCGTCCGCAGTTCCTCCACGGCCGTGCCGGCGCGCAGGAAGAGCAGGCCGACGCCGACCGTCACCAGCACCGCCGCCAGTGCGCCGGCACCGAGCAGTGCCAACTGCTCCAGGGGTACGTCGGGCGGCACGGTCACCACCGGCGGCCGTCAGCCGGCGGGCGGCGGGCTGCCGCGCGGGCCTGGGAAGGGTCCGTTCAGGAGCCCGCAGACCAGCCGGGGTCCCGGCCCGTCAGGGCGAGCAGGCGGTCGATCTCCGGGGCGTCCGAGGACGACGTCCCCACCGGTTCCGCGAAGACGCCCCGTTCCCGGGCCGTCGGCCCCATCTGTTCGGTCAGGGCGTACAGCGGGGGCAGCGCCTCGGGCACGGGCCGGTACGGCTGCCCGGTGGCGGCGGCCAGGTCCCAGGCGTGCACCGTCAGGTCCAGCAGCACCATGGTGCCGACCGTCTCCTGCGGCAGCCCCATCCCGGGTGAGACGCCGTCCAGCGCGGCCGGGTCCGACCACGCCTCCACCAGTTTCGCGGTCTCCGTCTCGAACCGGTCCCGCCAGCCCTCGGCCAGGTGGTCGGGCTTCGCCGCCCACTCCGGCTGCCGCCGGCCGGCGAGGGCCTGGAAGTTGACCACCACGTCGTAGAGGTGGTTGAGCAGGTCGCGCACTGCGTAGTCGCTGCACGGGGTCGGCAGGTCCAGTTGGTC
This window harbors:
- a CDS encoding TIGR03086 family metal-binding protein; amino-acid sequence: MATKTSDLLAAAAPHAVAVVRGISDDQLDLPTPCSDYAVRDLLNHLYDVVVNFQALAGRRQPEWAAKPDHLAEGWRDRFETETAKLVEAWSDPAALDGVSPGMGLPQETVGTMVLLDLTVHAWDLAAATGQPYRPVPEALPPLYALTEQMGPTARERGVFAEPVGTSSSDAPEIDRLLALTGRDPGWSAGS